AGTTGATTTTCCTGAACCGCTTTCCCCTCTAATAAGAATACGACTATCAGGGTTTATTTTTAAGGAAATATTGTGTAAAATATGTTTTTCTCGGTCGGAAACATTATAGGAAACATTGTCTAATTCAATATAAATACCGTTCTTAAATGTTGGTGTTTCACCATATTGGTTTTCAATATCTTTATCAGCTATTTGACCTAATTTTTCTAATGAGGTTAGGGTGTCATAAAAGGACTCTAAACCAATGATTAGTTTTTCAACCGAACCGATAATAAGTAAAATGATAATTTCTGCAGCTACAAACTGACCAATATTCATTTCTTGATTAAGTACTAAAGCGCCTCCAATAACCAGTAAGCTTGCTGTTACAATCACTTTAAAACTTACCATTTGAATAAATTGCAGCATTAAAATTTTAAAATGACTTTCTCTGGCATTAAGATAATCATCAACTAAATTATCATTTTTAGTCACCCCTAAATTAGTGCTTCCAGAGAGTTTGAAACTAATAACCGATCTGGCAATTTCCTGTATCCAGTGTGCCACTTTATATTTGTATTTGGACTCAGATAAACTGGTATCTAAACCTTTTTTAGCCGTAAATTTAAAGACAACGAAAATAAGAAGTAGTAATAACAGCCCAAATATGATAAAGAAAGCGTGGTAAAACGATAGTAGAATAAGGGCAAAAATAATTTGTAATACTGCCGAAGGTACATCAATAAGTATTTTAGATAAACTTTTTTGAATGATTAGAGTATCAAAAAAACGATTGGCTAATTCAGGAGGATAGTTATTACGTAATTCCGACATTTTAATTTTGGGAAACCTGTAACTTAACTCGAATGAAGTTCGCGTAAAAATACGTTGTTGAATGGTTTCAATTATACGAAGTTGCATGAGTTTTAAACCGCCATCAAATGCCACACCTATAGTTACTAAAACGATAAGAACAATCCAAGAAGTGCTCACTTGTGCTCCTTGAATGAGGTTAATAATGGCTTGTATTCCCAAAGGAAGGGTTAAGGAAATGACTCCTGAGAATATCGCGTAGTAAAAAACTTGTAATATTTCTTTTTTGTCTAATTCTAATAAGCCTAATAGGCGCTGCCATGGCGTTATTCCGAGGTGATTCATTCGTGTAAGTTTAAAGCGTTAAGGGTTAGGTTTTTAAAAAAGGTTGCAGGTAAAACATTTTCTTTGCAATCGGTAATGGACCAGAAATGATCTTTTAAATAATGCTGATGTAAGCTACCTTCTATAATGGTGCTGGCTAAAGATGCGGGATATTTATATAAAGGGGCATTATCTGATATAATGTCTTTTAATCGGTTTACAACGCGTTTGTAAATGTTGAAATAGCCTTCTTTGTTTTGGGTGTCTACAGCTTTGGTTAAAAAGGACTTCGAATTTTCGTGGATAATAATAGCATTTAGTACCACTTCATTAATATGAGAAAAATTGGAGTCTTCTTCAATAGTACGGCATAATACCTCTATGGCTTTAATAAGTTTATTCTTATTATCTTGAATACTATATGTTTCTAATACGATTTGATATTCAATCCACGCCCAATACCAAGACGAAAGGTATAAAAGCAATTTGTGTTTGTTTTCAAAATACCGATAAATAGAGCTTTCGTTGGAACCTATTTTAGCACCTAGCTTTTTAAAAGTGAAAGCTTCAAAGCCTATATCATGTATCAGTTGTATGCTTTCTTGTATGATGCGTTTGCCTAAATCGGATGATTCAGGATCTTTTACATAGATTTTTTCGGGTACAGAAATTTTTACGTTTGATAGTAAACTATACATAGTTGTATGTTTTGATTGCAAATATAATAGTATTACTATTAAAAGTTATCGCGTTAACATAGATTTAATCTATGTATAATTTTAAAAATGATATAATGACCGGGTTGGATGGGTTTAGTGACATTCTATTTCACTCACAACAGTATCATGTATAGGGCTAGGCGAGAGGTATGGTATGCCTAAGCCAAGTCCTCGAATTATAAATAAGAGGCCAATAAGGACTATAAAAACGGGAATTAAATTTTGAATGCGTTGTCTGGCTTTACCTTTTAAAAATTGACTAAAATATATAGCTGTAGTCATCAAAGGAATGGTGCCTAAGCCAAATACAGCCATGTATATCGTTCCTGATGCTGTATTTCCGCTGGCAATGGCAGCAAAAACAGCCATGTAAACCAAACCGCAAGGTAAAAAGCCGTTTAAAAAACCGATGGTTAAAAAGGTATCGTAGGTTTTCTTTTTAAAGGCTTTGCCTAGTGCTGATTTTACTTTTGAAATAACCCTATAAATTGGTTTGGATACCTGAAAGCTATTTAGTGTTTTTTGAGGAATGATGGCAAAAAGTATCATAAGTCCGCCAATAACAATAGATAGCTGTTGCTGAAAACCGAAGAGATATAGCTGCTTTCCTATGAATCCGAAAATGAGTCCGATTATGGCATAAGAAAGCATACGGCCAACATGATAAATAAAGATTTGAGTAACTTTTTTCACAGGATTGTTGCGATCTACAGGCAGCATAAAAGCTATGGGGCCACACATACCCACACAGTGGAAGCTTCCTAATAAACCTAATATGAATGCGGAAGCAAGCATACTAAAAGTGCACCCCTTCTTTAAACAAATAGTCTGTACCGTTGTAATTCCAGTCGATTCTTAAGTTCCATCGGCCGTCAATCAAACGATCATTAACGATAAACATTTTAGAGTCTTTTAGAGCAATAGGTTCTTCAAAATCTAATTTCATATTTGAAGGTCTGTAAAGGGTAACTTTACCAGTAATTTTTTTAAAATCAAGGTCTTTTGGAAAGGAAATAAGTAAACCTTCTTTATTTTTTGTAAAACTAATGTTTTCTGAGAGTGTATTGGCGTTGTTAAGTTTATCGATATCATTTTGATAGGCCAATTCTACACCATAATAATCTTCTGTGACCAATTCGTGTTCGAAATCTTTACTCACATTCATTGTCACGATAAAGTACATGATAAAGGAAATGAATCCTATAAAAGCTAATACAATGCCTGTTCCCCAATTTATTTTCATCGCTTTTCTTTGTTTTTTATTCCCGTGAAAACGGAAACCTATATTATTTGACTCTTATTTAAAACTTCTTGGTCCTAAAAAGTTTGCAGTAGTGGTTTCAATTAAATCGTTGCCTTTATATACACTAATTTCAATTTTATTTCGGTCTCCAGACAGGGCATTGTTGTTAATTTCAACAAATAAGGTGCCTTTAGCAAGGCCTTGACTTGGTACAAAAAGCGTATCACTGGTGGCTACTATTTTTAAAGACCCTTTATGTGACATCAGCTTAAGTGTTACATTATTAAAATCTTTCGTGGTTTTATTAACGAGTTTATAAGTAAACACATTGCTTATCATATTGTTGTCTTTATGCTCGTAAAGTTGTCCTGGGAGCCTTAAAACATTGGCTTCAATATCGTTTCTTAAAAACAACATGCCAGTAAGTAAGCCTATTAGAATAACTAAAACGGCAGCGTAACCTTTCATTCTTGCGGTTAGCTTAAAGCTGGCTTTCTTTTCTATTTCTTCTTCACTAGCATATCGAATTAAACCTTTTGGTAAGTTGATACTTTCCATAATATGGTCGCATTCATCAATGCATGCTGTACAATTAACACACTCCAGTTGGGTGCCATTTCGTATATCAATACCAGTAGGACATACATGAACACATTGTTTGCAATCAATACAATCGCCAAAACCTAAGGATTTACGATCTTCATTTTTTTTGAATTTTTTTCTACCATTTTCAGCTTCCCCACGTTTGTGATCGTATGCTACCACAATCGACTTGGTGTCTAAAAGGACGCCTTGTAAGCGACCATAGGGGCAAGCTATTATACAGACTTGCTCTCTAAACCAAGCAAATACAAAATAAAAAACAGCGGTGAAAATAATTAAAGAAACCAGTGTGCTTAAATGTTCGGAAGGGCCAGCTTTAATGTAGTTGATGAGTTTGTCGCTACCAATAAGATAAGCAAGAAAAACGTTAGCTATTAGAAATGAGATGCCTAGAAAAATGAAAAGCTTTAAGCCTTTCTTTCTTATTTTTTCGGCATTCCAAGGTTGCTTGGCCAAGCGCATTTGTTTTCCACGGTCGCCTTCAATCCAATACTCTATACGGCGAAACACCATTTCCATAAATATGGTTTGCGGGCAAATCCATCCGCAGAAAATCCGACCAAAAGCCACCGTAAAAAGGGCGATAAAAATAACCCCTATAAGCATGGAAATAACAAATAAATAGAAATCTTGTGGCCAAAAAGGAAATCCGAATATGTTAAAACGACGTTCTAATACATTGAACATTAAAAACTGGTTGCCATTTACTTTTATAAAAGGTGAAACCAGTAAAAAGGTTAATAAAACGTAACTAACATACTTTCGGTATTTGTAAAATTTACCGTTTGGTTTTTTTGGAAATACCCAAGCGCGCTTACCTTCTTTGGTAACCGTGCCAATTGAATCTCGAAATGTTTCGTTTTGTGGGGTTTCCAAGGCTTTAGTAATGTAGACCTCTTGAGGTGGTGACTCAAGAGGTCAAATTTAGTTTAATGTGTGTTCATTTAGTTTTTATTCCGTAGGAATATCACCCAAAATTATTCGGGTTCAGAAACGCTTTCATCTTTTAATTCTGGTGAAGCTGTTTCTGTAGTGTCAGTTACCGCCTCTGCGGCTTCGGTTGTTTCGTTAATAATAATATCTCCTTCAGGAGCTTTAGGATTTGCAGGTGTTGTACCTTGAAATGTTAGCACATAGCTGGCTACCTGTGCAATTTCTAAGGGTTTTAATTGGGCTTTCCATGCAATCATACCTTTTCCGGCACGACCTCCTTCAGAAACCGTATGGAAAATGCTCTTAATATCACCGCCTAAAATCCAATGATTGTCGGTTAAATTCGGGCCAATACCACCACCACCATCGGCCATATGACAGGCCACACAGTTGGTTTCAAAAATGGTTTTACCTGCGGTTAAATCGGCTGTCTCTGTAAGTACTGTTACGGTATTTACATCAACTAAACCTTTAGCTGTTTTTTTATAAGCTTCAATAGCGATTTTAGCTTCAGCCAATTCGGTGTCGAATTCTTCAATTTGCGATGGGCCGCTAAATACTTCATACCTTAAAAGGTAAATGGCAGCAAAAATTATGGATATGATGAAGGCATATTTCCACCATGGCGGTAAATCGTTATCCAGTTCCTTAATGCCATCGTAATTATGATCTAGAATAATTTCACCCTCTTGCTCGATAGGTTTTGATCCTAATAGTTTGAGGTAAGTTTTCTTTAACCATGGAAACTCTGTGGCTTTTTCTTTATCGGCCAAGAAACGAGCCTGAGCTTCAGGATCTAGTTTTTGAAACATTACATTTTCTAGGGAACCTACAATACCCTCAATGGCTATTAAAATGAATAACACCAGAAGCAAAAACATTAATACGGCTGGATATTTTATAAATGCCGGTTGATTTCCAGAGTCTACAAAGAATTCAACAATTCCAGCCACAATAAAAAATAGGATAGGAACTCGAATCCAAGATGGTATTAAATTTCTCATAATATGTCTTCGTTTTGGTGGTTGTCTAAAGGTAAATTACTCACTCTATTAATGTAGTCTTTTTTTGCGGTGATAACCCACCAAAATAAGGCTACAAAAAAGATGAAGAAGATAAGTAAAGAGATGATTGGGTATATTTCTATACCTGCAATACTCTCCATATGGTTTTTTATATATTTTAACATGGTTGCTTGTTTTAGATCATTATTGTTGTGTGCTTTCCACTTTAATGTCTGTTCCTAATCGTTGTAAATAAGCGATCATAGCAACAATTTCTCTATCCTTCATTTCTATAAAATCCTCTCCGTTTTTAGCGGCCGATTTTTTATCTGCCTCATAGGCTGTTACAAAGTCTGGATCGGAGTATAAATTCTTTTCAATTTGCGCACCCTGCGCATTCATGTGTTGTTGCGCGTTAGCGATATCTTCTTCTGTGTAAGGCACGCCTAATGACACCATAGCTTTCATTTTAGCTTCTGTCATCGATTTGTCTAATCGGCTGCTTTCGCCAGTAATTAACCATGGGTAACGCGGCATAATAGAGCCCGAAGAGGTACTTTGCGGGTCATACATGTGGTTAAAGTGCCAGTTATCAGAATATTTTTGTCCGACACGATGTAAATCGGGACCAGTACGTTTGCTTCCCCAAAGGAATGGGTGGTCGTAAACATATTCACCTGCTTTAGAGTATTCACCGTAACGTTCTACTTCATGTCTAAATGGTCGAATCATTTGTGAATGACAACTCACACAACCTTCTCTAATGTAGATATCACGGCCTTCTAATTCTAGAGGTGTATATGGTTTTACACTAGCAATGGTAGGAATGTTTGATTTCACCATAATGGTTGGTACAATTTGAATGATACCTCCTATTAAAATAGCCACGGTGGCTAAAATTGTAAGCTGAATTGGTCGACGCTCCAACCAATTGTGCCAGCTTTCGGATGCTGTACGTTTGTTGGTTACTTTTTCTAAGGCAGGGGCTTCAGCTAATTCGTCCTCAACCGCACTTCCTTGTTTGATGGTAACGATAATATTATATACTAAAATAAACATGCCTAGAATGTATAAACTACCACCAATGGCACGCATCCAATACATAGGCATAATTTCGGTTACTGTTTCTAGGAAATTTCCATAAACTAAAGTACCGTCTGGGTTAAATTGCTGCCACATTGAATACTGTGTAAATCCAGCAACATATAACGGTAAAGCATACATGATGATTCCTAAAGTTCCTAACCAAAAATGTAGGTTTGCAAGGGCTAAAGAATAAAGTCTTGTTTTAAATAATCGAGGTATGAGGTAGTAAATAATACCAAATGCCATAAAACCATTCCATGCTAATGCGCCAACGTGAACGTGTGCGATAATCCAATCGGTAAAATGCGCCACGGCATTAACGTTTTTTAAGGATAGAGTTGGTCCTTCAAAAGTTGCCATACCGTAACCTGTAATGGCGACTACCATAAATTTTAAAACAGGGTCGGTACGCACTTTATCCCAAGCACCACGAAGGGTTAGGAGTCCGTTTATCATACCACCCCAAGATGGCATGAGTAGCATAACCGAAAAGGCAACACCTAAATTTTGAGCCCATTCTGGTAAAGCCGTATATAATAAATGGTGAGGTCCTGCCCAGATATAGATAAATATTAAAGACCAAAAGTGAACAATAGACAATCTGTATGAGTATACAGGTCTGTTAGCAGCTTTAGGCACAAAATAATACATTAAACCTAAAAATGGCGTCGTTAAAAAGAAAGCCACGGCATTGTGGCCATACCACCATTGTACTAAGGCATCCTGAACTCCGGCGTAAACCGAGTAGCTTTTCATGGCACTAACAGGTAACTCAATATTGTTAAATATATGAAGTACCGCAACGGTTACAAATGTGGCAATATAGAACCAAATGGCGACATATAAATGACGTTGTCTACGTTTTAAAATGGTCCATATCATATTGATACCGAAAACCACCCAAACGATTGCAATAGCAATATCGATAGGCCATTCTAATTCGGCATATTCTTTAGAAGAGGTGTAGCCTAAAGGCAGTGATATCGCAGCAGCAACGATGATAAGCTGCCAGCCCCAAAAATTAATATTACTAAGTAAGTCGCTGGCCATGCGTGCTTTAAGTAAACGCTGAAGCGAATAATAAATACCCGCAAACATGGCATTACCCACAAAGGCAAAAATAACAGCATTGGTGTGTAGTGGTCTTAATCGCCCAAAACTTAACCATGAAATACCATCAGTTAGATTAGGGAATAAAAACAAAAAGGCAAGTAGTAAACCTACTGCCATGCCAACTACACCGAAAACTATTGTAGCGTAGATAAATTTAGTAACGATTTTGTTATCGTAATGAAACTGTTCCATTTCCATAGTTAAGAATTAGTCTTTTGGTTAGTGCTTAATTTTTTTGGTTTTTCTTTAACAAGTTCATCTTCAAAGAGCATACGTACCGAAGGGGTGTAGCTATCGTCGTATTGCCCGCTTTTTACGGCAACAACAAAAGCGATGAAGAAGCTTATAGCAACTAGGATACTGATTGCTAGCAAGATATAAATAACACTCATTAAGGCGTGCTGAATTAAAGTTTAGTGATCAAAAATATTTTTAAATGCCGTCCTAAAATATGACATTTATCATGTTTTTTCAACCTTCTGTTTAATTTTTTTCCCCACTAAGTTAGTACTAATTGTTGTAAATACAACTATGCTTATAGAACTTAATGGCATCAAAATAGCGGCTATAACAGGAGCTAATTGTCCTGAAACCGCAAAATAAAGGCCGATAGAATTATAAACTAGAGATAAAATAAAACTCCATTTTATAATGGTTATGGCAGATTTTGATGCTTTTATAAAATCATACAGGCTATTAAAGTTCGATGCGTCTAAAATAGCATCGCAAGCAGGAGAGAAAACGTTTACATTTTCTGAAATAGCAATACCTACATCACTTTGGGCTAAAGCTCCGGCGTCGTTTAAACCATCGCCTACCATTAAAACTGTGGCACCTGAGTTTTGGTGATGTTTAATGTATTCGAGTTTGTCTTCTGGTTTTTGGTTAAAAAGCAATTTGGTTTTGGCAGGAAGTAATTTGGTGAGATTTTCTTTTTCTCCTGCATTGTCTCCAGATAAAATCACCAAATCGTATGTTGGTTTTAGCTGATTGAAGAGTTTAGAAAGTCCTTGGCGGTAGCGGTTATAGAACGTAAACTTACCTTTGTAGGTGTTATTGGTGCTTATGTGAACCTCGGTATTTAAATTTTTAACTTCCGATGCTAACCCAACAAAAGGGGCCGAGCCAATTTTCATGAAGTTTTGATTGTAATGCGCTTCAATGCCTTCACCTATGTGTTCTTCATAATTTTCAATAGGTACAATGTGGTTTTCTTTTAATAAAGTGTATAAAGAACGGCTTAGGGGATGGTTTGAATTTCGCAAGGTGCTTTTTAAGAAATCTTCTTCAGCATTAGAAAGTTGGGAGCCTTCATAGGTGATAGCGGTTTCTTTGTTAGCGGTAATGGTACCTGTTTTATCAAAAATAATGGTGTTTATTTGCGCTAATTGTTCAATAACCGAGGCGTTTTTTGCGTAGAATTTTTTGCGTCCAAAAATACGAAGCATATTTCCTAGCGTGAAAGGGGCTGCCAGGGCAATAGCACATGGGCAAGCAATTATTAGGACAGCTGTAAATACATTCAGTGCTTTAGACGAGTCGGTTAAAAGCCAATAAGCTGTAGCAATAAAAGCAATACTTAAAATAGCAATGGTAAATCGTTTGCTTATGGCGTTAGTTAATGTGGTAAACGCATCTTCTTTATTTTTATTGAATACATCATTGCTCCATAACTGGGTTAAGTAGCTTTGTTCCACACTTTTTAAAACTTCAATTTCTATACTCCCTTCAACCTGTTTGCCACCAGCGTAAAGTTTGTCGCCCGATTTTTTTGAAACCGCTTCAGATTCACCGGTCACAAAACTATAATCAATACGGGCTTTTCCTTTAATTAAAATGCTATCAACAGGAATGAGTTCTTCATTTCTAATAAGTAATCGGTCGCCTTTTTCAATGTCGTAAACCTGAATAGATGATTCTTCGCCATCAGCAGAGATTTTTGTTATTCCGATAGGGAAATAGGATTTATAATCGCGTTCAAACGATAAAAAGCTGTATGTTTTTTGCTGAAAAAATTTACCTAGAAGTAGAAAAAAGATCAGTCCCGCAAGGCTATCAAAAAAGCCAGTACCAAGGTCTAAAATAATTTCAGCAGTACTTCTAATAGAAAGCACGGCGGCTCCTAGGGCTATGGGGACGTCAATGTTTAAAATTCGTGATTTGAGACCTTTATAAGCTGAAATAAAATAATCTTGAGCCGAATAAAAAACAACGGGTAATGAAAATGCGAACATCAACCATCTAAAAAGGTGTTTAAATTGCTCGAGCCAAAATTCTTCTACTTGAAAATACTCAGGAAATGATAAAAACATGATGTTTCCAAAAGCAAATCCGGCTACGCCTAGTTTGTATATTAAGGAGCGGTCTACATTTTTTTGTCCAACAGCATAATCATCTAAACTAATAAAAGGCTCGTATCCTATGCGGCTTAATAGTTGTACAAGATTTTTTAATGAAACTTTGTGTGCGTTATATGTAATACGAACTGTTTTCTTTCCAAAATTCACCATGGACGATGATACAGCAGGATTAAGTTTGTTCAAATTTTCTAAAACCCATATGCAAGAACTACAGTGAATGTGAGGTACGTATAGGTTTACAATTTGGGTGTTGTCATCGTTAAATTCGAGTAGGTTTTCTACAATTTTAGCATTATCTAAAAAATTGTATTTGCCTTCAACGTCTTTCGGGGTTGCGCCAGGCGCTTGTTGTAAATCGTAGTATGAAGTTAAGTCATTTTCAGAGAAAATCTCGTAAACGGTTTTACAACCGTTGCAGCAAAAGGATTTGTTGTCAAAGGTTATGGAGGCTTCAGAGGCGTCTAATCCGCAGTGGAAACATGTTTTATGTTCCATAGAAAGTTCGTTCATTAAATTGCAATTAACAAAAATGAAAAATCAACAATTTATAAGATATGATAATTGTCATGATTTAATTACTTTTGCAAAGTACAAAAATATAAGTATGGGTAAGTGCGAACAATGTATTATTAAACAGTTCAATTCTTTAAAGGCATTAACAAAAGATGAGTTAGTGCGTATATCTTCTTGTAAAACATCGCGCTCTATTAAAAAAGGGGAAGTCATTTTTGAAGAAGGCGAAGTTTTAAACGGTGTTTATTGCATAAAAGATGGTATTTGTAAATTATCAAAGCTTAGTGAAAACGGCAAAGACCAAATTGTAAAAATGGTGGTTAAGGGGCAGTTATTGGGGCAGCGTTCATTAATAAGTGAAGAAAGTTCTAATTTGCAAGCTACGGCCTTAAATGATATGGAAGTATGTTTTATTCCTAAGAGTGAAATTTTCGCCGATTTACAAAAAAACCCGAAGTTTTCGTTTGAGGTGTTAAAGGATATGGCGCACGATTTACGTGATTCTGATGATATTATCGTGAACATGGCTCAAAAATCGGTTCGTCAACGTTTGGCTGAAACCCTACTTTATATTCATGAGAATTTTGGAACTAATCCAGATGATACCTTAAGTATTCTCCTGTCTCGCGAAGACTATGCTGGTATTGTGGGAACGGCCACTGAATCGGCTATTCGCGTACTTTCTCAGTTTAAAAAAGAAGGCTTAATCGAGTCGGTTGGGAAATATATAAAAATTATTGACTTCGCTGGTTTAGAGCGTGTTGAGTAGGTTTTCATAGCTATATGATATGGTTTGTCGGGTTTCAATTATTAAAATTGTATGCCTAGACTGAAACCGTAGGATCTAAATATTAGACTACCTGGTCTTTCGTTTATGTCATTAAGAATTATTTCTTGGTAAACATAATAATTATAGTCGCCAAAAATATTCAGATTTATAATAAAATCATCGGTTCGTTTTATTGGGAATTGCAAGCCAAGTCTCACATTCGCCATGTCGCTTTCTATATTATTGCTTAACGCCATATTGTAGGCCGTCATCAAATTGATATTTACACTTTCGTAATTTAAAAAGTGATATCTTAAAATGCCACCTAGTTTTAATGTCGATATTTTTAACTGTGACTGATATTGAAATCCACTAACGGCTCCCAATGTTAGTTTATTTAAAAGCGGATAATTGATATTATATAAGATTCCAAAAGAAGTTTTATTATCCAGCTTAGCTGTTTTTCCAGAAATTAACCTATCATTATTGTCGTATAATGCATAATCATATCTTACTTCATGATTAATTGCAAATTCAGCTTCAACGTTAGAAAACCATTTTTTAGAAATTTGGTTTGGATTAGAATTTTTAGAAATTTGATTTCCCGTTATAGTTAAGTCAATTAAATCAGGCTTGTTTTGTGAATAGATGAATACTGAAATTAATAGAAACAACGGTGTTATGTGTTTTTTCATGTTTTTAGTGGTTTCCTTTAGTTATGAGTTTTGATTTGTAACCTGGATAAACACCTTCTATCTCCAATAAAAGGGAATATCGAATTGGTATAAATTTCAAATAGAGTTCAAACTAGTAAATAATCACAGACCAAATTTATTCAGTTCCAATGTCGTTTTTTCTTGAACGTAATTCAGATTTGTTAAAATTCCGAATACTAAACTAAATAGGTCTTTTTTCATTATAATTTAAGGTTCAGTAATTTGTGTTTAAAAAATATGTTTATTAGTTTTAACCAAGTACCTACTTATTAGAAATAGTAATATGTTTAGATTGATGCCATTGCTCACCTTTAATTTTAAGAATGTAATTCCCGCTTG
This genomic interval from Tamlana carrageenivorans contains the following:
- a CDS encoding heavy metal translocating P-type ATPase, with the protein product MEHKTCFHCGLDASEASITFDNKSFCCNGCKTVYEIFSENDLTSYYDLQQAPGATPKDVEGKYNFLDNAKIVENLLEFNDDNTQIVNLYVPHIHCSSCIWVLENLNKLNPAVSSSMVNFGKKTVRITYNAHKVSLKNLVQLLSRIGYEPFISLDDYAVGQKNVDRSLIYKLGVAGFAFGNIMFLSFPEYFQVEEFWLEQFKHLFRWLMFAFSLPVVFYSAQDYFISAYKGLKSRILNIDVPIALGAAVLSIRSTAEIILDLGTGFFDSLAGLIFFLLLGKFFQQKTYSFLSFERDYKSYFPIGITKISADGEESSIQVYDIEKGDRLLIRNEELIPVDSILIKGKARIDYSFVTGESEAVSKKSGDKLYAGGKQVEGSIEIEVLKSVEQSYLTQLWSNDVFNKNKEDAFTTLTNAISKRFTIAILSIAFIATAYWLLTDSSKALNVFTAVLIIACPCAIALAAPFTLGNMLRIFGRKKFYAKNASVIEQLAQINTIIFDKTGTITANKETAITYEGSQLSNAEEDFLKSTLRNSNHPLSRSLYTLLKENHIVPIENYEEHIGEGIEAHYNQNFMKIGSAPFVGLASEVKNLNTEVHISTNNTYKGKFTFYNRYRQGLSKLFNQLKPTYDLVILSGDNAGEKENLTKLLPAKTKLLFNQKPEDKLEYIKHHQNSGATVLMVGDGLNDAGALAQSDVGIAISENVNVFSPACDAILDASNFNSLYDFIKASKSAITIIKWSFILSLVYNSIGLYFAVSGQLAPVIAAILMPLSSISIVVFTTISTNLVGKKIKQKVEKT
- a CDS encoding Crp/Fnr family transcriptional regulator, producing the protein MGKCEQCIIKQFNSLKALTKDELVRISSCKTSRSIKKGEVIFEEGEVLNGVYCIKDGICKLSKLSENGKDQIVKMVVKGQLLGQRSLISEESSNLQATALNDMEVCFIPKSEIFADLQKNPKFSFEVLKDMAHDLRDSDDIIVNMAQKSVRQRLAETLLYIHENFGTNPDDTLSILLSREDYAGIVGTATESAIRVLSQFKKEGLIESVGKYIKIIDFAGLERVE